In Hydrogenovibrio thermophilus, the following are encoded in one genomic region:
- a CDS encoding type II secretion system protein N, with product MIPRFNPAFSVSKVRSVLQWWLFIVLAWLAGELVANQLSSVQSPSLPVLKKASQAANVNGQPSFLFGDFKAALGQESEATANLEALKETRLNLKLVGVIDYPNRGLALVQRGAKSEVYGVGDEIQSGVTLLNVLGDQAIILNRGVQERLVLEGVNNQLLQSSNTSQARNASNASSQPARLTEIGRQLKRSPMSISQYLRFEPINQGGQWVAVKIWSKSDQALFRSLGFEEGDRVTLINGKTIDEMAKNPALWREFLNENKMDLTVERNGVPETVAVQFGS from the coding sequence TTGATACCTCGTTTTAACCCGGCGTTTTCCGTTTCCAAAGTCCGTTCCGTGTTGCAGTGGTGGTTGTTTATTGTGTTGGCCTGGTTGGCGGGAGAGTTGGTTGCGAACCAACTTAGTAGCGTACAGTCTCCATCATTGCCTGTGCTTAAAAAGGCATCTCAGGCGGCTAATGTGAATGGTCAGCCGTCGTTTTTATTTGGCGATTTCAAAGCGGCCTTAGGTCAGGAATCGGAAGCGACGGCCAATTTGGAAGCGTTAAAGGAAACCAGGCTTAACCTCAAGTTGGTCGGAGTAATCGATTATCCGAATCGTGGCTTGGCTTTGGTTCAGCGAGGTGCTAAAAGCGAAGTTTATGGTGTGGGGGATGAGATTCAGTCGGGGGTTACGCTATTAAATGTACTGGGCGATCAAGCCATTATTTTAAATCGTGGCGTTCAGGAAAGATTGGTTTTGGAAGGCGTGAATAACCAATTGCTTCAATCCTCGAACACATCTCAAGCTCGTAATGCTAGCAATGCTTCCAGTCAACCGGCGCGTTTGACTGAAATCGGTCGGCAGCTCAAGCGTTCGCCCATGTCGATTTCCCAATATTTGCGGTTCGAACCGATCAATCAAGGCGGTCAATGGGTGGCGGTTAAAATCTGGTCGAAGTCGGATCAAGCCTTGTTTCGTTCGCTCGGATTTGAGGAGGGGGATCGGGTGACCTTGATCAACGGTAAAACGATTGACGAAATGGCGAAAAACCCGGCCTTGTGGCGAGAATTTTTGAATGAAAACAAAATGGATTTGACGGTTGAACGCAATGGCGTGCCGGAAACCGTGGCGGTTCAGTTCGGCAGTTAA
- the gspD gene encoding type II secretion system secretin GspD produces the protein MNDTKHTLKFSTALMAALVLNFLLTPKLMAADETPNNAATLKQNFQNVDIKTVIEAVAKLTGKNFIIDPRVKGKVTLIAPEPMPPEALYETLLSILRVHDYVAVPGETAIRIIPANLARDQVPYEKRKQFETDDWVTEVLKVKHVSATKLVAVLRPLVAREGHLVALQDSNRLIVTDSRANLKRIKSILARVDVSPTSSYEVVSIKNGSAEEMVRTLKNLLPESANGQNLKMNFDERSNRIVLAGDAEQRLAMRALIAELDVPVESSGRVQVVYLRYAKAEDLVPVLKKLATNESLLNSVAGLESQAEGGAQKAASTQVSNLDKSALEERISIEADERTNSVIISAPPPIVTALKGVVKELDIRRAQVLIEAILVEVTESKQAELGVDWVANGPNGVGLINFSGTIPSLVANAGNPAAQASAIGIGATAAMGEISADNQGWGALIRALNSDNQANVLATPTLLTLDNEEAEIIVGKEVPFQTGSYTTNSSGSSNPFTTVEREEVGLKLKIKPQINEGDEVFLEVDQELSSVLPADGAVDLQTSKRQIKTNIIVGDGKMIVLGGLLDERETEVTAKIPGLGDIPLIGGLFRSKQNKREKVNLMIFLRTVIVKNNRMGDYYSNKKYNILRESQNRILEKDSEMLEGLKPRMPTLKQWENMDPATPYGQDEPTPKADGKSTKKATRESSEAFESEEASEMIDTEPFHDELLGF, from the coding sequence ATGAATGATACGAAACATACGCTGAAGTTCAGCACAGCCCTGATGGCCGCTTTGGTCTTGAATTTCCTGCTAACGCCAAAATTGATGGCGGCGGACGAAACGCCGAACAATGCCGCGACCTTAAAACAGAATTTTCAAAACGTTGATATTAAAACGGTGATTGAAGCCGTTGCGAAATTGACCGGTAAAAATTTTATCATCGACCCGCGGGTGAAAGGTAAGGTGACCTTGATTGCCCCGGAACCCATGCCGCCGGAAGCCTTGTATGAAACCCTGTTATCGATTTTACGCGTGCACGATTATGTGGCGGTGCCGGGCGAAACCGCGATTCGGATTATTCCGGCGAATCTGGCGCGGGATCAGGTGCCTTATGAAAAGCGTAAGCAATTCGAAACCGATGACTGGGTGACGGAAGTCCTGAAAGTGAAGCATGTTTCAGCGACCAAACTGGTGGCGGTGTTACGTCCTTTGGTGGCGCGTGAAGGGCATTTGGTGGCGCTTCAAGACAGCAATCGTTTGATTGTGACCGATAGTCGCGCCAACCTGAAACGTATTAAAAGTATTTTGGCGCGTGTCGATGTTTCGCCAACCTCGAGTTATGAAGTGGTTTCCATCAAAAACGGTTCGGCGGAAGAAATGGTGCGCACCCTGAAAAATTTGTTGCCGGAAAGCGCTAATGGTCAAAATTTGAAAATGAATTTTGACGAGCGTTCCAACCGGATTGTTCTGGCAGGCGATGCCGAGCAACGTTTGGCGATGCGGGCATTGATTGCCGAACTGGATGTGCCGGTTGAGTCGTCGGGCCGGGTTCAGGTGGTGTATTTACGATACGCGAAAGCGGAAGATTTGGTGCCGGTGCTAAAAAAATTGGCGACCAATGAATCGCTATTGAACAGCGTCGCCGGGCTGGAATCTCAGGCGGAAGGCGGTGCGCAAAAAGCCGCGTCGACGCAAGTGTCCAACTTGGACAAAAGCGCCTTGGAAGAACGCATCAGCATTGAAGCCGACGAGCGAACCAACTCCGTTATCATCAGTGCGCCGCCACCGATTGTGACCGCCTTGAAAGGCGTAGTGAAAGAGCTGGATATTCGTCGTGCTCAGGTGTTGATCGAAGCGATTCTGGTCGAGGTCACCGAATCCAAGCAAGCCGAACTGGGCGTTGACTGGGTTGCGAACGGGCCAAACGGTGTTGGGTTGATTAATTTTTCCGGCACTATTCCGTCGTTGGTGGCCAATGCCGGTAATCCGGCGGCGCAAGCCAGCGCCATCGGCATCGGCGCGACGGCGGCAATGGGGGAAATCAGCGCGGATAACCAAGGTTGGGGCGCGCTGATTCGAGCATTGAACAGCGACAATCAGGCCAATGTTTTGGCGACGCCGACCTTGTTGACCTTGGACAATGAAGAAGCGGAAATCATCGTCGGTAAGGAAGTGCCCTTTCAAACCGGGAGCTATACCACCAACAGCAGTGGTTCCAGCAACCCTTTTACCACGGTGGAGCGTGAGGAAGTCGGTTTGAAGCTGAAAATCAAACCGCAAATCAACGAAGGGGATGAGGTGTTCCTGGAAGTTGACCAGGAATTGTCCAGCGTTTTGCCGGCCGACGGGGCCGTGGATTTGCAGACCTCAAAGCGTCAGATCAAAACCAACATCATTGTCGGGGACGGCAAGATGATTGTGTTAGGGGGCTTGCTGGATGAACGTGAAACCGAAGTAACGGCAAAAATACCAGGCCTGGGCGATATTCCGCTTATCGGCGGCTTGTTCCGTTCGAAGCAGAATAAGCGCGAGAAAGTGAATTTGATGATTTTCCTGCGGACGGTGATTGTCAAAAATAATCGGATGGGCGATTACTACAGTAATAAGAAATACAATATTCTACGCGAATCACAAAACCGTATTCTCGAAAAAGACTCGGAAATGTTGGAAGGCTTGAAACCGCGTATGCCGACGTTGAAACAGTGGGAAAATATGGACCCTGCGACGCCTTATGGTCAGGATGAACCGACGCCAAAAGCCGATGGAAAATCAACCAAAAAGGCCACCAGAGAATCATCCGAAGCCTTTGAATCCGAAGAAGCCTCGGAAATGATTGATACCGAGCCGTTTCACGATGAACTATTAGGGTTCTAA
- the gspE gene encoding type II secretion system ATPase GspE, translating into MELPFAFARKNGLVLVRQPDEQYVLFHLAATPLDALLEAKRLLGDEACTLQSVSEAELDKELQRRYTGSESTSIDNVDDFELDDLELVAAQASEAEDLLDSSDDAPIIRLLNAILAEAIRTNASDIHIEPFENQLRIRFRIDGQLKTVLTPKKALSEMLASRIKVMARLDIAEKRLPQDGRIATKLGGRAVDLRVSTIPSSFGERVVMRLLDKSAGRLNLVDLGLPDAQLQTLKGLLNKPHGILLVTGPTGSGKTTTLYASLSRLNDNQRNIMTIEDPVEYNIEGINQTQVNTKADMTFAKGLRAILRQDPDVVMIGEIRDIETAQIAVQSSLTGHLVLSTLHTNTAIGAITRLRDMGVEPFLLASSLLGVMAQRLVRRLCPHCKTAHPADEAECEVLGVSDATLYQADGCDHCQQTGYQGRIGIYELIAIDEALRQMIHSDASEIEMDRYAHQKMPSIHQSGIQLVLNGETSLEEVLRVTQQ; encoded by the coding sequence ATGGAACTGCCGTTTGCCTTTGCTCGAAAAAATGGTTTGGTGCTGGTGCGCCAGCCGGATGAACAATATGTGTTGTTTCATCTCGCCGCCACGCCGTTGGATGCTTTGCTGGAAGCGAAACGTCTGTTAGGTGATGAAGCCTGTACCTTGCAATCGGTTTCCGAGGCGGAGTTGGATAAAGAATTACAGCGCCGTTATACCGGGTCGGAAAGCACGTCGATTGATAATGTCGATGACTTTGAGTTGGACGACTTGGAACTGGTGGCGGCTCAGGCCAGCGAAGCCGAAGACCTGTTGGACAGTTCCGACGATGCGCCGATTATCCGTCTGCTGAACGCCATTCTGGCCGAAGCCATTCGCACCAATGCTTCCGATATCCACATTGAACCCTTTGAAAACCAGCTTCGTATCCGCTTTCGCATTGACGGTCAGTTGAAAACGGTGCTGACCCCGAAAAAAGCCTTATCGGAAATGTTGGCGTCACGAATCAAAGTCATGGCCCGTTTGGACATCGCCGAAAAACGTTTGCCGCAGGACGGGCGCATCGCCACCAAACTCGGTGGTCGCGCGGTGGATTTGCGGGTGTCGACCATCCCGTCCAGTTTTGGCGAACGGGTGGTGATGCGTTTGTTGGATAAGAGTGCCGGGCGCTTGAATCTGGTGGACTTGGGATTGCCGGATGCTCAGTTGCAAACGCTCAAAGGACTTTTGAATAAACCCCACGGTATTTTGTTGGTGACGGGGCCGACCGGGTCGGGGAAAACCACCACGCTGTATGCCAGCCTGAGCCGCTTGAATGACAATCAACGCAATATTATGACGATTGAAGACCCGGTGGAGTACAACATCGAGGGGATCAATCAAACCCAGGTCAACACCAAAGCCGATATGACCTTCGCCAAAGGCCTGCGTGCCATTCTGCGACAAGACCCGGATGTGGTGATGATCGGGGAAATCCGCGACATCGAAACCGCACAGATTGCGGTGCAATCTTCCCTGACGGGGCACTTGGTGCTCTCCACTTTACATACCAATACCGCCATTGGTGCGATTACACGGTTACGCGATATGGGCGTCGAACCGTTTTTGCTGGCGTCCAGTCTGTTGGGTGTGATGGCACAGCGTCTGGTCAGACGACTCTGTCCGCATTGCAAAACTGCGCACCCGGCTGATGAGGCCGAGTGCGAGGTGCTGGGCGTTTCCGACGCGACGCTCTATCAGGCGGATGGCTGTGATCATTGCCAGCAGACCGGTTATCAAGGGCGTATCGGGATTTATGAATTGATTGCGATTGATGAGGCCTTGCGGCAAATGATTCACAGCGATGCGTCCGAAATTGAAATGGATCGTTATGCCCACCAAAAAATGCCGTCGATTCATCAAAGCGGCATCCAGTTGGTGTTGAATGGCGAGACCAGTTTGGAAGAAGTGTTACGGGTCACGCAGCAATAA
- the gspF gene encoding type II secretion system inner membrane protein GspF, producing MATFEYKALTADGKTRKGSLDGDSPRHVRQLLRDQKLTPLEVKSVDQKRKAAGSGTSGLFTPVIRTSDLALLTSQLHTLLKAGMPLAQAIKAVSMQAETRTVRRFLSALHAKVIEGHSFAQALALSHYRVNEEYIATVRAGEESGHLEQVLARLAESIRQQEKIRKKIQTAMIYPAIMVVMSVLIVLFLMIYVVPKVVTVFDNMEQALPPLTQGMLTVSEFLQLHWLMLLFVVFLLFVGYRLLMKQTPWRRRRDRFWLRLPMLRKFLIYASSARWARTLGVLLASGVPATDALRISSEVMTLLPLKEKVLTMVEQVREGQKLQDAMTEAGFFPPLLLNLVQTGEGSGQLDTMLLEGADHYESEVENAAATLVSLVEPLMILIMGGVVLTIVLAIMLPIFEMNQMVG from the coding sequence ATGGCAACGTTTGAATACAAAGCGCTCACGGCGGACGGAAAAACACGCAAAGGTAGTCTGGACGGCGACTCGCCGCGCCATGTACGACAGTTGCTACGCGACCAAAAGCTGACGCCGCTGGAAGTAAAGTCCGTTGACCAAAAGCGGAAAGCAGCCGGCAGCGGCACGTCAGGGCTGTTTACGCCGGTGATTCGCACCAGCGATTTGGCGTTGCTGACCAGTCAGTTACATACGTTATTGAAAGCGGGGATGCCGTTGGCGCAAGCGATTAAAGCGGTGTCCATGCAGGCGGAAACCCGCACGGTGCGGCGGTTCTTGTCGGCTTTGCACGCCAAAGTCATTGAAGGGCATTCATTCGCCCAAGCTTTGGCGTTGAGTCATTACCGGGTGAATGAAGAATACATCGCTACGGTGCGGGCCGGTGAAGAAAGCGGACATTTGGAGCAGGTGCTGGCTCGGTTGGCCGAATCGATTCGGCAACAGGAAAAGATTCGCAAGAAAATTCAAACCGCGATGATTTATCCCGCCATTATGGTGGTGATGTCGGTGCTGATCGTATTGTTCTTGATGATTTACGTGGTGCCGAAAGTGGTGACGGTTTTTGACAATATGGAGCAGGCCTTGCCACCCTTGACGCAAGGGATGTTGACGGTCAGTGAGTTTTTGCAGTTGCATTGGTTGATGTTATTGTTTGTGGTGTTTTTGCTGTTCGTGGGATATCGATTGTTGATGAAGCAAACGCCTTGGCGACGACGACGTGACCGCTTTTGGTTGCGGTTACCGATGTTGCGTAAATTTTTGATTTACGCTTCCAGTGCGCGTTGGGCGCGTACCTTGGGGGTACTGTTGGCGAGTGGGGTACCAGCCACGGATGCGCTGCGCATTTCGTCCGAAGTCATGACGCTGTTACCCCTGAAAGAAAAAGTATTGACCATGGTGGAGCAAGTTCGTGAAGGGCAAAAATTACAGGATGCCATGACCGAAGCCGGTTTTTTTCCGCCCTTGCTGTTGAATTTGGTGCAGACGGGGGAAGGCAGTGGGCAGCTCGACACCATGTTACTGGAAGGCGCGGATCATTATGAGTCGGAAGTCGAAAATGCCGCCGCCACCTTGGTGAGTCTGGTGGAGCCCTTGATGATTCTGATTATGGGAGGCGTCGTGTTGACCATCGTATTGGCCATTATGCTACCGATTTTCGAAATGAACCAGATGGTGGGGTAA
- the gspG gene encoding type II secretion system major pseudopilin GspG, with translation MKAHNMTMKRRKQQGFTLIELMVVVVILAILAAIAVPKLMDRPDEARLVKAKQDIGAISSALQLYKLDNYRYPNTDQGIEALVTKPTTEPEPKNWKQYLQQVPKDPWGNDYIYLSPGEHGDFDLYTLGADGEDGGEGIDATIGNWNIQ, from the coding sequence ATGAAAGCACACAATATGACGATGAAACGCCGTAAACAACAAGGGTTTACCTTGATTGAGTTGATGGTGGTCGTGGTGATTCTGGCGATTCTGGCGGCGATTGCCGTTCCGAAGTTGATGGACCGCCCGGATGAAGCGCGTTTGGTGAAAGCCAAGCAGGACATCGGTGCCATCTCGTCGGCGTTGCAGTTGTATAAGCTGGATAACTACCGTTATCCGAACACCGATCAAGGCATCGAAGCGTTGGTGACCAAACCGACCACCGAGCCGGAACCGAAAAACTGGAAACAATACCTTCAACAGGTGCCGAAAGATCCTTGGGGGAATGACTACATTTATCTCAGCCCGGGTGAACACGGTGATTTTGATCTGTATACGCTGGGTGCGGATGGCGAAGACGGCGGTGAAGGCATTGACGCCACCATTGGTAACTGGAATATTCAGTAA
- a CDS encoding prepilin-type N-terminal cleavage/methylation domain-containing protein: MRPRLRSFSDYDQAWRFLFKGRIEDSKAQGHQKGEQKGFTLIELMVVVVIVAILLTAVVISIQPSESSKVRQQIGAVKGWMQSVCDRATFDQHIYVMMPTQTGMTFARQVKQAWSTPPNARELVWLDGLTVDWQINDATPLQQTLPKPGWLCWPSGEMLGGELQFTLGKTQRTLRWNAIGQFEESDRHER, encoded by the coding sequence TTGCGACCTCGGCTCCGTTCCTTTAGCGATTATGACCAGGCCTGGCGGTTTTTGTTCAAAGGTCGCATAGAGGACTCGAAGGCCCAAGGGCATCAAAAAGGGGAACAAAAAGGGTTTACTCTGATTGAGTTGATGGTGGTGGTGGTCATTGTGGCCATTCTGCTCACGGCGGTGGTGATTTCCATTCAGCCGAGCGAATCATCGAAGGTTCGGCAACAGATCGGTGCTGTGAAGGGGTGGATGCAGTCGGTGTGTGACCGTGCTACGTTTGATCAGCACATTTATGTCATGATGCCGACGCAGACCGGCATGACGTTTGCCAGGCAAGTGAAACAGGCATGGTCAACACCGCCCAATGCACGGGAATTGGTTTGGCTGGATGGGTTGACGGTGGATTGGCAGATTAATGATGCCACGCCATTGCAACAGACGCTACCGAAACCGGGCTGGTTGTGCTGGCCCAGCGGCGAAATGCTCGGTGGTGAATTGCAGTTTACGCTGGGAAAGACTCAACGAACTCTGCGTTGGAACGCCATAGGACAATTTGAGGAATCGGACCGTCATGAACGATAA
- the gspI gene encoding type II secretion system minor pseudopilin GspI, which yields MNDKNSFQARRTQRGFTLIEVMVALVIAALALTALTRGLGQYVFQQSQLQERVIATWVAENRLLELQRLPGAQMENRAQETALSQDWQTEFTTSDTLIDGIQKVEVAVTAPAEKQPTVRLYSILGGG from the coding sequence ATGAACGATAAAAACAGTTTTCAGGCTCGTCGGACACAACGCGGTTTTACCTTGATTGAAGTCATGGTCGCGTTGGTGATTGCGGCGTTGGCGTTAACGGCGCTCACGCGTGGGTTAGGTCAATATGTGTTTCAGCAAAGCCAATTGCAGGAGCGGGTGATTGCCACTTGGGTGGCGGAAAACCGTTTATTGGAGTTACAACGCTTGCCGGGTGCTCAAATGGAAAACCGTGCGCAGGAAACGGCACTGAGCCAGGATTGGCAAACCGAGTTCACGACGTCCGATACGTTGATTGACGGCATTCAAAAGGTGGAAGTGGCGGTGACCGCCCCGGCGGAAAAGCAGCCGACGGTGCGGTTATATTCGATTCTGGGAGGCGGTTGA
- the gspJ gene encoding type II secretion system minor pseudopilin GspJ yields MSASVEKQAGFTLIELLIAVAIASVIAVLSYQAIHQGVLIKENTDESVERFEAVQRTLWWMEQDFTQMAPRTVQDVLGSPLPAFQLSYDYGAEMTRIAVYPSPYGIAGLARIGYVLEDGVLYRQVWPVIDRAPDSEVERLPVLSDVARFEVRVLNADNQWQEIWPEADQPLTDLPRLIEVTLTLEDMGQIRRLFSGVDGLPGASE; encoded by the coding sequence TTGTCGGCGTCCGTAGAGAAACAAGCTGGCTTCACCTTAATCGAACTGTTGATTGCGGTGGCCATCGCCTCGGTGATTGCGGTGTTGTCCTACCAAGCCATCCATCAAGGCGTGCTGATTAAAGAAAATACCGATGAATCGGTCGAACGCTTTGAAGCCGTGCAAAGAACGCTTTGGTGGATGGAGCAAGATTTTACTCAAATGGCACCGCGTACGGTTCAGGACGTGTTGGGGTCGCCCTTGCCGGCGTTTCAATTAAGTTATGATTACGGCGCGGAAATGACGCGGATTGCGGTCTATCCGTCCCCTTACGGTATCGCAGGCCTGGCCAGAATCGGTTATGTGCTGGAAGACGGGGTTTTATACCGCCAGGTTTGGCCGGTGATCGATCGCGCACCGGATTCGGAAGTAGAGCGCCTGCCGGTGTTGTCCGATGTGGCGCGTTTCGAGGTTCGGGTTTTGAATGCCGATAATCAGTGGCAGGAAATCTGGCCGGAAGCGGATCAGCCGTTGACCGATTTGCCGAGGTTAATCGAAGTGACCTTGACGCTGGAAGACATGGGGCAAATACGCCGCCTGTTTTCGGGCGTGGATGGTTTGCCGGGGGCGTCTGAATGA
- the gspK gene encoding type II secretion system minor pseudopilin GspK, producing MMARGVEHARPQKGFALLTVMIVVALIAIVAAELIYRQGLAVQRSMNMLHQTQAAAVTWGLESWVKKGLLLDARANQTDHLQEEWAQPLMPVPFEGGEVSGQLLDQQGLLNLNNLQETDETLRRKWQSVFERYFQLKELDPSLAAVVIDWVDADNNLTQNGAESDFYLLKQPPYRTANQKMVLVEELGLLKGVTAEVIERVKPELAALPSSTPININTAPELVLQALADWMTPEMATAWAVQRKTLPADDTAVFREFCVAQGVSQERVNEDLPDDLITVQTDYFLLKGLAAYGASQWHTAALFYRKGTSYVNLVQRWVDVADD from the coding sequence ATGATGGCCCGTGGCGTTGAACATGCACGGCCGCAAAAAGGGTTTGCGCTGCTGACGGTGATGATCGTGGTGGCGTTGATTGCGATTGTCGCGGCCGAATTGATTTACCGGCAAGGATTGGCGGTGCAGCGCAGTATGAATATGTTGCATCAAACCCAAGCCGCGGCGGTGACCTGGGGGTTGGAATCCTGGGTGAAAAAAGGACTGTTGTTGGATGCGCGCGCCAATCAGACCGACCATCTTCAGGAAGAATGGGCGCAGCCACTGATGCCGGTGCCGTTTGAGGGCGGCGAGGTGTCCGGGCAATTGTTGGATCAGCAAGGCTTGCTGAACCTGAATAATTTGCAGGAAACCGACGAAACGTTACGAAGAAAGTGGCAAAGTGTTTTCGAACGTTACTTTCAGCTCAAAGAGCTGGACCCGAGTTTGGCGGCGGTGGTGATCGATTGGGTGGATGCCGATAATAATTTGACGCAAAACGGCGCCGAATCCGATTTTTATTTGCTGAAACAACCGCCTTATCGAACCGCCAACCAAAAGATGGTGTTGGTGGAAGAACTGGGCTTGTTGAAAGGCGTGACCGCAGAGGTAATTGAGCGGGTCAAGCCGGAGTTGGCGGCCTTGCCGTCATCAACGCCGATCAATATCAATACAGCGCCGGAATTGGTGTTACAGGCGCTGGCGGATTGGATGACGCCGGAAATGGCGACGGCCTGGGCGGTACAGCGAAAGACGCTGCCTGCGGACGATACCGCGGTTTTTCGGGAGTTTTGCGTCGCGCAGGGCGTTTCGCAAGAGCGGGTCAATGAAGATTTACCCGATGATTTGATTACCGTGCAGACGGATTATTTTTTACTGAAAGGGTTGGCCGCTTACGGTGCCTCGCAGTGGCATACGGCGGCCTTGTTTTATCGAAAAGGAACTTCGTACGTGAATTTAGTACAACGTTGGGTGGATGTCGCCGATGACTGA
- the gspL gene encoding type II secretion system protein GspL, with amino-acid sequence MTDTRQAMMNLDGQLEAMQDASSVQWVWVPTEQVLFLDALVPGKRTADWMQALPYVLEERLAQPVETLHFAVLHRENSGERAGWTQVAVVEKDRMRRWLDELEANGLANAALVPDCFRLPAQGETLDLTENAQAWLIWQDERQSRRLVRNGVYSGLAGEAAWLEQVWALAREQQPDLQQETLSSLPEPDWASLKPFSLRQGEFRMASDSGRVWQTWKWPMVLLVAIFAVLLTDTVLKTQRLNLQAAAYERQTLALFKQLFPDVKRVVNIRAQTKVRLNRAADESDTADFASLLRSVESKVRPLLDKQAMRLQSLRWQNRQLQLTVSAKQSATLQQLAEDLNQRFQAEFKLSHAAPDKTEGVIYVRAR; translated from the coding sequence ATGACTGATACGCGTCAAGCCATGATGAATCTGGACGGCCAGCTCGAGGCGATGCAAGACGCGTCTTCGGTGCAATGGGTCTGGGTGCCGACCGAACAGGTGCTGTTTTTGGATGCCCTAGTGCCAGGAAAGCGAACGGCGGATTGGATGCAAGCACTGCCGTATGTGCTGGAAGAGCGTTTGGCACAGCCTGTGGAAACCTTACATTTTGCCGTTTTGCATCGTGAAAACAGCGGTGAACGAGCCGGCTGGACACAAGTCGCCGTGGTTGAAAAAGACCGCATGCGTCGTTGGCTGGACGAACTGGAAGCCAACGGCCTGGCCAACGCAGCTTTGGTGCCGGATTGTTTTCGTCTGCCAGCGCAAGGCGAGACACTGGATTTAACCGAAAACGCCCAGGCCTGGTTGATTTGGCAAGATGAGCGCCAGTCGCGTCGCTTGGTGCGAAACGGGGTTTATTCCGGCTTGGCCGGTGAGGCCGCTTGGTTGGAGCAAGTTTGGGCATTGGCACGCGAGCAGCAGCCCGACTTGCAACAGGAAACCCTGTCAAGTCTTCCAGAACCGGACTGGGCGAGTCTCAAGCCTTTCAGCCTGCGTCAGGGCGAATTCCGTATGGCGAGCGATAGCGGGCGAGTCTGGCAAACCTGGAAATGGCCGATGGTCTTGTTGGTGGCGATTTTCGCCGTCTTGCTGACCGATACCGTATTGAAAACGCAGCGCTTGAACTTGCAAGCGGCAGCCTATGAACGCCAAACCCTGGCGCTGTTCAAACAACTTTTTCCCGATGTTAAACGGGTGGTGAATATCCGGGCGCAAACCAAAGTGCGTTTAAATCGCGCCGCCGATGAATCTGACACGGCGGACTTTGCCTCTCTGTTACGGTCCGTCGAATCCAAGGTGAGACCGCTACTGGATAAGCAAGCCATGCGTTTGCAGTCCCTGCGTTGGCAAAACCGACAATTGCAATTAACGGTGTCGGCCAAGCAATCGGCGACCCTGCAACAATTGGCGGAGGATTTGAATCAGCGCTTTCAAGCCGAATTTAAATTGTCGCATGCCGCCCCGGATAAAACCGAAGGAGTGATTTATGTTCGCGCGCGTTAA
- the gspM gene encoding type II secretion system protein GspM, whose product MFARVNQWWLDRLPPAWLQAWRNLSERDRKSIQWLGAVVGLAFIYFLVWSPVSGGLDKAQNRLDRAQSEWQWLNAQVPKLENQPATPATVLLDSQSRLTAYVQQKLRAHQIFSQLSEIAPINKRNRAGIEVRFDSVKAPHFFAWLSEMEQEGVMVKALDVKPLKPGLIQAKAEFEVAS is encoded by the coding sequence ATGTTCGCGCGCGTTAACCAGTGGTGGTTGGATCGTTTGCCCCCAGCCTGGTTGCAGGCCTGGCGGAATTTATCGGAGCGGGATCGAAAATCCATTCAATGGTTGGGAGCGGTTGTCGGGTTGGCCTTCATTTACTTTTTGGTTTGGTCGCCGGTGTCCGGCGGGCTGGACAAAGCGCAAAATCGTTTGGACCGTGCGCAATCGGAGTGGCAATGGTTGAATGCTCAGGTGCCGAAACTGGAAAATCAACCGGCCACTCCGGCCACGGTGTTGCTGGATTCGCAGTCACGTTTGACGGCTTATGTGCAACAGAAACTGCGTGCCCATCAGATTTTTTCGCAACTGTCGGAAATCGCGCCAATCAATAAACGCAATCGTGCCGGTATCGAAGTGCGTTTCGATTCGGTCAAAGCGCCACATTTTTTCGCCTGGTTGTCGGAAATGGAACAGGAAGGGGTGATGGTTAAAGCACTTGATGTGAAGCCATTGAAACCCGGGTTGATTCAAGCCAAGGCCGAGTTTGAGGTGGCGTCGTGA